The following coding sequences are from one Pseudomonas oryzae window:
- a CDS encoding ATP-binding protein, giving the protein MRLRSIRTRTLARVLGVLALALTLISWRSYSDAQHEIEELFDAQLAQSARLLEGMVGRDPSPEIRAAMQQALDAALQVRDDPEGPAALAEGHRYETKLAFQVLDQQGQVLLQSASAPPALLASLLQQRGAVGEGLAGGVSLSTLGERLSGYHTVALGDAHWRLFVRQDLADRHWILVAEREDVRGELVGKITLRSLLPDLIGLPLLALLVWSAIGLGLRPLEQVVGLIKARDAENLAPLTLAPLPQELEPMVAALNRLLLQVTSLLEREKRFLADAAHELRTPLAVLRIHAQNALEAPEAADREAALQQLVAGVERATRVVNQLLTLARLEPDARQLAMVELDLAAYLRQELAELIPLALEREQELSFDCDEAADCRLRGDAPSLGILLQNLVGNAVQYTPSGGRIAVTLQAEAGRLCLRVADSGPGVPAEQRERLFRRFYRQGAGQGAGLGLSIVQRIVELHRGEILLGEAELGGLLVEVWLPRNLPAER; this is encoded by the coding sequence ATGAGGCTGCGCTCGATCCGCACGCGCACCCTGGCGCGGGTGCTCGGCGTGCTCGCCCTGGCGCTGACGCTGATTTCCTGGCGCAGCTACAGCGACGCCCAGCACGAGATCGAGGAGCTGTTCGACGCCCAGCTGGCGCAGAGCGCGCGCCTGCTCGAGGGCATGGTCGGCCGCGATCCCTCCCCGGAGATCCGCGCCGCCATGCAGCAGGCGCTGGATGCCGCGCTGCAGGTCCGCGACGACCCCGAGGGGCCGGCCGCGTTGGCCGAGGGCCACCGCTACGAGACCAAGCTGGCCTTCCAGGTGCTCGACCAGCAGGGCCAGGTGCTTCTGCAGTCGGCCAGCGCGCCGCCGGCGCTGCTGGCCAGCCTGCTGCAGCAGCGGGGCGCGGTGGGCGAGGGCCTCGCCGGCGGCGTCAGCCTGTCCACCCTCGGCGAGCGGCTTTCCGGCTATCACACGGTGGCCCTGGGCGATGCGCACTGGCGGCTGTTCGTGCGCCAGGACCTGGCCGACCGCCACTGGATCCTGGTCGCCGAGCGTGAGGACGTGCGCGGCGAACTGGTCGGCAAGATCACCCTGCGCAGCCTGTTGCCCGATCTGATCGGCCTGCCGCTGCTGGCGCTGCTGGTGTGGTCGGCGATCGGCCTGGGTCTGCGTCCGCTGGAGCAGGTGGTCGGCCTGATCAAGGCGCGCGACGCGGAGAATCTCGCGCCGCTGACCCTGGCACCGCTGCCGCAGGAGCTGGAGCCGATGGTCGCCGCGCTCAATCGCCTGCTGCTGCAGGTCACCAGCCTGCTGGAGCGCGAGAAGCGCTTCCTCGCCGACGCCGCCCACGAACTGCGCACGCCGCTGGCGGTGCTGCGCATCCACGCGCAGAACGCCCTCGAGGCGCCGGAGGCCGCCGACCGCGAGGCGGCCCTGCAGCAACTGGTGGCCGGCGTCGAACGCGCCACCCGGGTGGTCAACCAGCTACTGACCCTGGCGCGCCTGGAGCCGGATGCCCGCCAGCTGGCGATGGTCGAGCTGGACCTGGCGGCCTACCTGCGCCAGGAGCTGGCCGAGCTCATCCCGCTGGCGCTGGAGCGCGAGCAGGAGCTGAGCTTCGACTGTGACGAGGCCGCCGACTGCCGCCTGCGCGGCGATGCGCCGAGCCTCGGCATCCTCCTGCAGAATCTGGTCGGCAACGCCGTGCAGTACACGCCGAGCGGGGGGCGCATCGCCGTCACCCTGCAGGCCGAGGCCGGGCGCCTGTGCCTGCGGGTGGCCGACAGCGGCCCCGGCGTGCCGGCCGAGCAGCGCGAGCGGCTGTTCCGCCGCTTCTACCGCCAGGGCGCGGGGCAGGGCGCCGGGCTCGGACTGTCCATCGTGCAGCGCATCGTCGAGCTGCATCGCGGCGAGATCCTCCTCGGCGAGGCCGAGCTCGGTGGGCTGCTGGTCGAGGTGTGGCTGCCGCGCAATCTGCCGGCGGAGCGCTGA
- a CDS encoding response regulator: MRILLVEDDQALGEGIRTALKPEGYTVDWLQDGASAWHALSHESFELCVLDLGLPRMDGLEVLRRLRGAGNATPVLVLTARDATSDRIAGLDAGADDYLVKPFDVAELKARLRALLRRSFGRAQSVLEYRGIRLEPDSQQVTYQGVPVNLPRKEFLLLHELLAQPGRVLTRDKLQQVLYGWDEEVESNALEVHVHHLRKKFFPELIRTVRGVGYLVDKA, encoded by the coding sequence ATGCGGATATTGCTGGTAGAGGATGATCAGGCGCTGGGCGAGGGCATTCGTACCGCGCTCAAGCCCGAGGGCTACACCGTGGACTGGTTGCAGGACGGTGCCAGCGCCTGGCATGCCCTCAGCCACGAGAGCTTCGAGCTGTGCGTGCTCGACCTCGGCCTGCCACGCATGGACGGCCTCGAAGTGCTGCGCCGCCTGCGCGGCGCCGGCAATGCGACGCCGGTGCTGGTGCTGACCGCCCGCGATGCCACCAGCGACCGCATCGCCGGGCTGGATGCCGGGGCCGACGACTACCTGGTCAAGCCGTTCGACGTCGCCGAGCTCAAGGCCCGCCTGCGCGCCCTGCTGCGGCGCAGCTTCGGCCGCGCGCAGTCGGTGCTGGAGTACCGTGGCATCCGCCTGGAGCCGGACAGCCAGCAGGTCACCTACCAGGGCGTGCCGGTCAACCTGCCGCGCAAGGAGTTCCTCCTCCTTCACGAACTGCTCGCCCAGCCGGGGCGGGTGCTGACCCGCGACAAGCTGCAGCAGGTGCTCTACGGCTGGGACGAGGAGGTGGAGAGCAACGCCCTCGAGGTCCACGTGCACCACCTGCGCAAGAAGTTCTTCCCCGAGCTGATCCGCACCGTGCGCGGCGTCGGCTATCTGGTGGACAAGGCATGA
- a CDS encoding TRAP transporter TatT component family protein — MSKSFLCNLVLGGALLLSLPSFALTAGGEQNLRQLQSRWAEINYQLPEAQREAAFARLAGEAETMTRAEPQAAELLIWRGIILSTWAGAKGGLGALDLVKQARGQFEQAIKLDPKALDGSAYTSLGSLYYQVPGWPVGFGDDERAEQLLKQALSLNPDGIDPNYFYGDFLLREKRYAEAEQALQKALAAPPRPGREVADAGRRQEAQALLDKARAKLH, encoded by the coding sequence ATGTCGAAATCCTTCCTGTGCAACCTGGTCCTCGGCGGCGCGCTGCTGCTCAGCCTGCCGAGCTTCGCCCTCACCGCCGGCGGCGAGCAGAATCTCAGGCAGCTGCAGAGCCGCTGGGCCGAGATCAACTACCAGCTGCCGGAGGCGCAGCGCGAGGCGGCCTTCGCCAGGCTGGCCGGCGAGGCCGAGACGATGACCAGGGCCGAGCCGCAGGCAGCCGAGCTGCTGATCTGGCGCGGCATCATCCTCAGCACCTGGGCGGGCGCCAAGGGCGGCCTGGGCGCGCTGGATCTGGTCAAGCAGGCGCGCGGCCAGTTCGAGCAGGCGATCAAGCTCGATCCCAAGGCCCTCGACGGCTCGGCCTACACCAGCCTCGGCTCGCTCTACTACCAGGTGCCGGGCTGGCCGGTCGGCTTCGGTGACGACGAGCGCGCCGAGCAACTGCTGAAGCAGGCGCTGAGCCTCAATCCCGACGGCATCGATCCCAACTACTTCTATGGCGATTTCCTGCTCCGCGAGAAGCGCTATGCCGAGGCCGAGCAGGCGCTGCAGAAGGCCCTCGCCGCGCCGCCGCGCCCGGGGCGCGAAGTGGCCGACGCCGGTCGCCGCCAGGAAGCCCAGGCGCTGCTGGACAAGGCCCGGGCCAAGCTGCACTGA
- a CDS encoding SDR family oxidoreductase: protein MQLSECRILLTGATGGIGQQLAERLSRSGARLLLVGRQAERLELLVRQCQGRAEAVCADITDGAGREAVLQAARRMGGVNLLINAAGVNHFSLLEQHDEEAIAALVQLNVTATLQLTHRLLPMLRQQEQAMVVNIGSTFGSIGYPGFAAYCASKFALRGFSEALRRELADTRVKVLYIAPRATRTSMNEQSVVAMNDELKVAMDEPAWVAEAVVAAIGHEREELYLGWPEKLFVRLNSLLPRVVDQALRKQLPIIQRFARGKP, encoded by the coding sequence ATGCAGCTGTCTGAGTGCCGCATCCTGCTCACCGGCGCCACCGGCGGCATCGGTCAGCAGCTGGCCGAGCGGCTGAGTCGCAGCGGCGCGCGCCTGCTGCTGGTGGGGCGCCAGGCCGAGCGTCTGGAGCTCCTGGTCAGGCAGTGTCAGGGGCGGGCCGAGGCGGTCTGCGCCGACATCACCGACGGCGCCGGGCGCGAGGCGGTGCTGCAGGCCGCGCGGCGCATGGGCGGCGTCAACCTGCTGATCAACGCCGCCGGGGTCAACCACTTCAGCCTGCTCGAGCAGCACGACGAGGAGGCCATAGCCGCGCTGGTGCAGCTCAACGTCACCGCCACCCTGCAGCTCACCCACCGGCTGCTGCCGATGCTGCGCCAGCAGGAGCAGGCGATGGTGGTCAACATCGGCTCGACCTTCGGCTCCATCGGCTATCCCGGCTTCGCCGCCTACTGCGCCAGCAAGTTCGCCCTGCGCGGCTTTTCCGAGGCGCTGCGCCGCGAGCTGGCCGACACCCGGGTCAAGGTCCTGTACATCGCGCCGCGCGCCACCCGCACCAGCATGAACGAGCAGAGCGTGGTGGCGATGAACGACGAGCTGAAGGTGGCCATGGACGAGCCGGCCTGGGTGGCCGAGGCGGTGGTCGCCGCCATCGGCCACGAGCGCGAGGAGCTGTATCTCGGCTGGCCGGAAAAGCTCTTCGTGCGTCTCAACAGCCTGTTGCCGCGCGTGGTCGACCAGGCACTGCGCAAGCAGCTGCCGATCATCCAGCGCTTCGCGCGCGGCAAGCCCTGA
- a CDS encoding TenA family transcriptional regulator — translation MNFFDTLQQQTQAERDYLLAAPIFAEVKAGRITLESYLAFLGQAYHHVKHTVPLLMACGARLPERLEWLREAIAEYIEEEYGHQEWVLNDIRACGGDAEAVRNGTPSLPTELMVSYVYDRIARCNPVSFFGMVNVLEGTSIALATEAAAIIQDRLQLPAQAFSYLTSHGSLDISHVAFFEKLMNRLEDADDQAAVIHTARVVYRLYGDMFRSLPLQQESQHAAV, via the coding sequence ATGAATTTCTTCGACACCCTGCAGCAACAGACCCAGGCCGAGCGCGACTACCTGCTGGCGGCGCCGATCTTCGCCGAGGTCAAGGCCGGACGGATCACCCTGGAGAGCTACCTGGCCTTCCTCGGCCAGGCCTACCACCACGTCAAGCATACCGTGCCGCTGCTGATGGCCTGCGGTGCGCGCCTGCCGGAGCGCCTGGAATGGCTGCGCGAGGCGATCGCCGAATACATCGAGGAGGAGTACGGCCATCAGGAGTGGGTGCTCAACGACATCCGCGCCTGTGGCGGCGACGCCGAGGCGGTGCGCAACGGTACGCCCAGCCTGCCGACTGAGCTGATGGTCAGCTACGTCTACGACCGCATCGCCCGTTGCAATCCGGTGAGCTTCTTCGGCATGGTCAACGTGCTGGAGGGCACCAGTATCGCCCTGGCCACCGAGGCGGCGGCGATCATCCAGGACCGCCTGCAGCTGCCGGCGCAGGCATTCAGCTACCTGACCTCGCATGGCAGCCTGGACATCAGCCACGTGGCGTTCTTCGAGAAGCTGATGAACCGCCTCGAGGATGCCGACGACCAGGCCGCGGTGATCCACACCGCCAGGGTGGTCTACCGCCTGTACGGCGACATGTTCCGCAGCCTGCCGCTGCAGCAGGAGAGCCAGCATGCAGCTGTCTGA
- a CDS encoding AMP-binding protein yields the protein MSPVVERFWQQLASHGERIALHDGERTWSYTDLLGEVGIRELLLRQNGARRLAIALDNGPEWLFWDLAALLAGVVCVPLPGFFSPSQQRHVLDSAGIDTLVTADPHGFVALEFVQQGELCRREVPAAAPLPPGTAKITYTSGTTGQPKGVCLSAEAMLGVAQSIADATAGSGIERHLCVLPLAVLLENLAGNYAPLLLGACLETPSLASVGMRGASQFELPAFLATLARVRPSSLILLPQLLLALVGAAERGVALPDSLHFIAVGGGRVAPQLLERAEALGLPVFEGYGLSECASVVCLNTPEARRIGTVGRPLAHLEVCLADDGEVLVRGATFLGYLGDPVRPGEWLGTGDLGHWDDGFLVLHGRKKHQFVTSFGRNVNPEWVEAELVQRLPIAQAWLHGEALPANVAVLVPRGGASDAALQAAVDEVNAGLPDYARVHRWLRAAQPFGEANGLATSNGRLRRAALFDHYRQAIDCLMADSSV from the coding sequence ATGTCGCCTGTGGTTGAGCGCTTCTGGCAGCAGTTGGCCAGCCACGGCGAGCGGATCGCCCTGCATGATGGCGAACGCACCTGGAGCTATACGGATCTGCTCGGCGAAGTGGGCATCCGCGAGCTGCTGCTGCGCCAAAATGGGGCGCGGCGCCTGGCGATTGCCCTGGATAATGGCCCCGAGTGGCTGTTCTGGGACCTCGCGGCGCTGCTGGCCGGCGTGGTCTGCGTGCCCCTGCCCGGTTTCTTCTCGCCGTCGCAGCAGCGTCATGTGCTGGACAGCGCCGGCATCGATACCCTGGTCACCGCCGACCCGCACGGCTTCGTCGCCCTGGAGTTCGTCCAGCAGGGCGAGCTGTGCCGCCGCGAGGTACCGGCAGCGGCGCCGCTGCCGCCGGGCACGGCGAAGATCACCTACACCTCCGGCACCACCGGCCAGCCCAAGGGCGTCTGCCTGTCCGCCGAGGCCATGCTGGGCGTGGCGCAGAGCATCGCCGATGCCACCGCGGGCAGCGGTATCGAGCGACACCTGTGCGTGCTGCCGCTGGCGGTGCTGCTGGAGAACCTGGCCGGCAACTATGCGCCGCTGCTGCTCGGCGCCTGCCTGGAGACTCCTTCGCTGGCCTCGGTCGGCATGCGCGGCGCCAGCCAGTTCGAGCTGCCGGCCTTCCTCGCCACCCTGGCGCGCGTGCGCCCGAGCAGCCTGATCCTGCTGCCGCAGCTGTTGCTGGCACTGGTTGGCGCCGCCGAGCGCGGCGTTGCGCTGCCAGACTCGCTGCACTTCATCGCCGTCGGCGGCGGTCGGGTGGCGCCGCAGCTGCTGGAGCGCGCCGAGGCGCTGGGTCTGCCGGTGTTCGAGGGCTACGGCCTGTCCGAGTGCGCCTCGGTGGTCTGCCTGAATACCCCCGAAGCGCGGCGGATCGGCACGGTTGGCCGCCCGCTGGCGCATCTCGAGGTGTGCCTGGCCGACGATGGCGAGGTGCTGGTGCGCGGCGCGACCTTCCTCGGCTATCTCGGCGACCCCGTGCGGCCGGGCGAATGGCTGGGCACCGGCGACCTGGGCCACTGGGACGACGGCTTCCTGGTCCTGCACGGACGCAAGAAGCACCAGTTCGTCACCTCCTTCGGGCGCAACGTCAACCCCGAGTGGGTGGAGGCCGAGCTGGTGCAGCGCCTGCCGATCGCTCAGGCCTGGCTGCATGGCGAGGCGCTGCCGGCCAACGTCGCGGTGCTGGTGCCTCGCGGCGGTGCCAGCGATGCCGCGCTGCAGGCGGCGGTCGACGAGGTCAACGCCGGCCTGCCGGACTACGCCCGCGTGCACCGCTGGCTGCGTGCCGCCCAGCCCTTCGGCGAGGCCAACGGCCTGGCCACCAGCAACGGTCGGCTGCGTCGTGCCGCCCTGTTCGACCATTACCGCCAAGCCATCGACTGCCTGATGGCCGACTCGAGCGTCTAG
- a CDS encoding thermostable hemolysin, whose translation MAPLQAGRDDFLATIGAGGELALHLAMQEPCTKRRKQLENFIGSRFAEQYGARVRHFMPCLLGLYDDAQQLQAALGVRCGQQGALFLEHYLDAPVEQCIAELAGGAQPSRGRIAEVGNLAAIGAGHARLLIVALTDLLASAGFRWVAFTGTPVLLNSFQRLGLSLLHLGAADGRRLGDELADWGSYYATQPQVMVGDVLAAHQRLQALGIYRRLGYQARHALDGEFAHVACG comes from the coding sequence ATGGCACCGCTTCAGGCAGGTCGGGACGACTTTCTGGCGACGATAGGTGCGGGTGGCGAACTCGCGTTGCATCTGGCTATGCAAGAGCCGTGCACAAAACGTCGCAAGCAGCTGGAAAATTTCATCGGCAGCCGTTTTGCCGAGCAGTACGGGGCGCGGGTGCGGCACTTCATGCCTTGCCTGCTGGGCCTCTACGACGACGCGCAGCAGCTGCAGGCCGCGTTGGGCGTGCGCTGCGGGCAGCAGGGCGCACTGTTCCTCGAGCACTATCTGGATGCCCCGGTCGAGCAGTGCATCGCCGAGCTTGCCGGTGGCGCGCAGCCCTCGCGCGGGCGGATCGCCGAGGTGGGTAATCTGGCCGCCATTGGTGCCGGTCACGCCCGGTTGCTGATCGTCGCCCTCACCGATCTGCTGGCGAGCGCCGGTTTCCGCTGGGTGGCGTTCACCGGTACGCCGGTGCTGCTCAACAGCTTTCAGCGTCTGGGCCTGAGTCTCCTGCATCTGGGCGCGGCCGACGGCCGGCGCCTCGGGGATGAGCTGGCTGACTGGGGCAGCTACTACGCTACCCAGCCGCAGGTGATGGTCGGCGATGTGCTGGCCGCGCACCAGCGGCTGCAGGCCCTAGGCATCTACCGGCGCCTGGGCTACCAGGCGCGTCACGCTCTGGACGGGGAGTTCGCCCATGTCGCCTGTGGTTGA
- a CDS encoding OprD family porin — protein MQLKKLSIIAVAVAAASSQLAMASAQSESNGFVEDSNLVLLNKNYYFNRDFRNNTGGQSYREEWAHGVLATFESGYTQGTVGFGVDAHGALGIKLDSGGGTSGTGLLPTSSEDGRAQDDYSYAGGAVKVRVSNTELKYGNLIPTSPVFATGTARLFPGTATGFQLLSSEIDNLSLDAGHFTAIRDGSRETNSDGEITTAYDGIGFSANSADYLGGTYAFSDNFSATLFGAQLEDVWNQYYANLNYKLPLSDDQALTFDANVYDTSDTGDSKAGDINTTAWSLSAAYSFGAHKLTLAHQQVDGDEPMDYISMDGRNAGDSIWLANSVQYSDFNAPNEKSWQIRYDLDMASFGVPGLTFMARYLTGDDIDGTKADPTGAYTYFGKGGEEWERNLEAKYVVQEGAAKDLSIRVRHSTWRANSAGNAALGNDLDEIRVITEYPLDIL, from the coding sequence ATGCAACTGAAGAAGTTGAGCATCATCGCAGTGGCCGTGGCCGCCGCTTCCTCCCAACTGGCCATGGCCAGCGCACAGTCCGAGTCGAACGGATTCGTCGAAGACAGCAACCTGGTTCTGCTGAACAAGAACTACTACTTCAACCGCGACTTCCGTAACAACACCGGTGGCCAGAGCTACCGCGAAGAGTGGGCCCACGGCGTGCTGGCGACCTTCGAGTCCGGCTACACCCAGGGCACCGTAGGCTTCGGCGTGGACGCCCATGGCGCTCTGGGCATCAAGCTGGACAGCGGTGGTGGCACCAGCGGCACCGGCCTGCTGCCCACCTCCAGCGAGGACGGCCGCGCTCAGGACGACTATTCCTACGCCGGTGGTGCAGTCAAGGTGCGCGTCTCCAACACCGAGCTGAAGTACGGCAACCTGATCCCGACCTCTCCGGTGTTCGCCACCGGCACTGCCCGTCTGTTCCCGGGCACCGCTACCGGCTTCCAGCTGCTGAGCAGCGAGATCGACAACCTGAGCCTCGACGCCGGTCACTTCACCGCCATCCGCGACGGCAGCCGCGAAACCAACAGCGACGGCGAAATCACCACCGCCTATGACGGCATCGGCTTCTCCGCCAACAGCGCCGACTACCTGGGCGGCACCTACGCTTTCAGCGACAACTTCAGCGCCACCCTGTTCGGCGCCCAGCTGGAAGACGTGTGGAACCAGTACTACGCCAACCTGAACTACAAGCTGCCGCTGAGCGATGACCAGGCACTGACCTTCGACGCCAACGTCTACGACACCAGCGACACCGGTGATTCCAAGGCCGGCGACATCAATACCACTGCCTGGTCGCTGTCCGCCGCCTACTCCTTCGGCGCGCACAAGCTGACCCTGGCCCATCAGCAAGTCGACGGCGACGAGCCGATGGACTACATCTCCATGGACGGCCGCAACGCCGGCGACTCCATCTGGCTGGCCAACTCGGTGCAGTACTCCGACTTCAACGCCCCGAACGAGAAGTCCTGGCAGATCCGTTACGATCTGGACATGGCCTCCTTCGGCGTGCCGGGCCTGACCTTCATGGCCCGCTACCTGACCGGCGACGACATCGACGGCACCAAGGCCGACCCGACTGGCGCCTACACCTACTTCGGCAAGGGTGGCGAAGAGTGGGAGCGCAACCTGGAAGCCAAGTACGTGGTCCAGGAAGGTGCCGCCAAGGACCTGTCGATCCGCGTGCGCCACTCCACCTGGCGCGCCAACAGCGCCGGCAACGCGGCTCTGGGCAACGACCTCGACGAAATCCGCGTGATCACCGAGTACCCGCTGGATATCCTGTAA
- a CDS encoding proline--tRNA ligase, translated as MRTSQYLISTLKETPADAVVISHQLLLRAGMIRKLASGLYTWLPMGLRVLRKVERIVREEMDAAGALEVLMPAIQPAELWQESGRWEQYGPELLRIKDRHQRDFCVGPTHEEVITDLARNELNSYKQLPINFYQIQTKFRDEIRPRFGLMRGREFLMKDAYSFHMTQESLQETYDRMHQAYCNVFTRLGLNFRPVQADTGSIGGTGSHEFHVLADSGEDDIAFSDSSDYAANIEKAEAIPREKARGAASEEMRLVDTPKAKTIDDLVQQFGLPIEKTVKTLVVHAAEEGKLIALIVRGDHELNEIKAANHERVASPLVFASEAELRAAIGAGAGSLGPLNLPIPCIVDRSVALMSDFAIGANIDDKHYFGVNWERDLPLPEVADLRNVVEGDPSPDGQGSLVIKRGIEVGHIFQLGTKYSQALNVSVLGENGKPVTLIMGCYGIGVSRVVAAAIEQNWDERGILWPEALAPFQIAIVPMKYENAAVKETADKLYAELSAAGYEVLFDDRDKKTSPGVKFADMELLGIPHRIVVSERGLAESVLEYKGRRDSEAQSVPLADIQAFLAARLNR; from the coding sequence ATGCGTACCAGCCAGTATCTGATCTCGACCCTCAAGGAAACTCCCGCCGACGCCGTGGTGATCAGCCACCAGCTGCTGCTGCGCGCCGGCATGATCCGCAAGCTGGCCTCGGGCCTGTACACCTGGCTGCCGATGGGCCTGCGCGTGCTGCGCAAGGTGGAGCGGATCGTGCGCGAGGAAATGGACGCCGCCGGCGCGCTGGAGGTGCTGATGCCGGCCATCCAGCCGGCAGAGCTGTGGCAGGAGTCCGGCCGTTGGGAGCAGTACGGCCCCGAGCTGCTGCGCATCAAGGACCGCCACCAGCGCGACTTCTGCGTCGGCCCGACCCACGAGGAAGTGATCACCGACCTGGCGCGCAACGAGCTGAACAGCTACAAGCAGCTGCCGATCAACTTCTACCAGATCCAGACCAAGTTCCGCGACGAGATCCGCCCGCGCTTCGGCCTGATGCGCGGCCGCGAGTTCCTGATGAAGGATGCCTACTCCTTCCACATGACCCAGGAGTCGCTGCAGGAAACCTACGACCGCATGCACCAGGCGTACTGCAACGTGTTCACCCGCCTGGGCCTGAACTTCCGTCCGGTGCAGGCCGACACCGGCTCGATCGGCGGCACCGGCTCCCACGAGTTCCACGTGCTGGCCGACTCCGGTGAAGACGACATTGCCTTCAGCGACAGCTCCGACTACGCGGCCAACATCGAGAAGGCGGAGGCCATCCCGCGCGAGAAGGCGCGCGGTGCCGCCAGCGAGGAGATGCGTCTGGTCGACACTCCCAAGGCCAAGACCATCGACGACCTGGTCCAGCAGTTCGGCCTGCCGATCGAGAAGACCGTCAAGACCCTGGTGGTGCATGCCGCCGAGGAAGGCAAGCTGATCGCCCTGATCGTGCGCGGTGACCACGAACTCAACGAGATCAAGGCCGCCAATCACGAACGGGTGGCCAGCCCGCTGGTGTTCGCCTCCGAGGCCGAACTGCGCGCCGCCATCGGCGCCGGCGCCGGCTCGCTCGGCCCGCTGAACCTGCCGATCCCGTGCATCGTCGACCGCTCGGTGGCCCTGATGAGCGACTTCGCCATCGGCGCCAACATCGACGACAAGCACTACTTCGGCGTCAACTGGGAGCGCGACCTGCCGCTACCGGAAGTCGCCGACCTGCGCAACGTGGTCGAGGGCGACCCGAGCCCGGACGGCCAGGGCAGCCTGGTGATCAAGCGCGGCATCGAGGTCGGCCACATATTCCAGCTCGGCACCAAGTACAGCCAGGCGCTGAACGTCTCGGTACTGGGCGAGAACGGCAAGCCGGTGACCCTGATCATGGGCTGCTACGGCATCGGCGTATCCCGCGTGGTGGCAGCCGCCATCGAGCAGAACTGGGACGAGCGCGGCATCCTCTGGCCGGAGGCGCTGGCGCCGTTCCAGATCGCCATCGTGCCGATGAAGTACGAGAACGCCGCGGTCAAGGAAACCGCCGACAAGCTGTACGCCGAACTGAGCGCCGCCGGCTACGAGGTGCTGTTCGACGACCGTGACAAGAAGACCAGTCCGGGCGTCAAATTCGCCGACATGGAACTGCTCGGCATCCCGCACCGCATCGTGGTCAGCGAACGCGGCCTGGCCGAGTCGGTTCTGGAATACAAGGGCCGCCGCGACAGCGAAGCGCAGAGCGTACCGCTCGCCGATATCCAGGCGTTCCTCGCTGCCCGCCTCAACCGCTAA
- a CDS encoding TlpA family protein disulfide reductase, which yields MMRKLWGRALACAVVLLLAACGEPDWGVDQHGRQVAAAQLEGRWLVVNYWAEWCGPCRKEVPELNRLAEEMASRPLRVLGVNFDALQGDELRKAAETLGIRYTNLASDPGPRLGLTASQVLPVTWLIDPQGRVREQLTGEQTAEGLRARLAALGAPL from the coding sequence ATGATGCGAAAGCTATGGGGGCGGGCACTGGCGTGCGCTGTCGTGTTGCTGCTGGCGGCTTGTGGCGAGCCGGACTGGGGCGTCGACCAGCATGGCCGGCAGGTCGCGGCGGCGCAGCTGGAGGGGCGCTGGCTGGTGGTCAACTATTGGGCCGAGTGGTGCGGCCCCTGCCGCAAGGAGGTGCCGGAGCTCAATCGCTTGGCGGAGGAGATGGCGTCGCGACCGCTCCGGGTGCTTGGCGTGAACTTCGATGCCCTGCAGGGCGATGAGCTGCGCAAGGCCGCCGAGACCCTGGGGATCCGCTACACCAACCTGGCCAGCGATCCCGGGCCGCGGTTGGGGCTGACGGCGAGTCAGGTGTTGCCGGTGACCTGGCTGATCGATCCGCAGGGGCGAGTGCGCGAGCAGCTGACTGGCGAACAGACGGCCGAGGGACTCAGGGCGAGGCTGGCGGCGCTGGGCGCGCCGCTCTGA